A stretch of Phytoactinopolyspora mesophila DNA encodes these proteins:
- a CDS encoding ATP-binding cassette domain-containing protein, whose translation MIHAKNLTRRFTLKNETVEAVRGVEIDVVPGELVAFLGPNGAGKSTTLRMLTTLLPPSAGTATVAGYDIDRDPVEVRRRIGHIGQGNGSFDGMRVREELFTQGRFYGLDRRTAQARVDELLDQLDLSAQADRDVARLSGGQRRRLDIAMGLIHRPRLLFLDEPSSGLDPQSRANLLEHIRRLHREEDVTVFLTTHYLDEADALAERVIVIDHGTIIADGTPSQLKSKVSGDLVTVQLAEPEQVAAAAEVAGRIPTAHELDQADAELTFRVENGDAAIPELVRSLDAAGLTLRGTQVKRPTLDDVFLTLTGRSLRDE comes from the coding sequence ATGATCCACGCGAAGAATCTGACTCGCCGCTTCACGCTGAAGAACGAGACCGTTGAGGCGGTACGCGGCGTCGAGATCGATGTCGTCCCGGGCGAGCTGGTAGCTTTCCTCGGTCCTAATGGCGCCGGCAAGAGCACCACTCTACGGATGCTGACGACGCTGCTACCGCCTAGCGCGGGCACCGCCACCGTCGCCGGGTACGACATCGACCGTGACCCGGTAGAGGTCCGGCGCCGGATCGGCCACATCGGCCAGGGCAACGGCTCGTTCGACGGCATGCGGGTGCGTGAGGAGCTGTTCACCCAGGGGCGGTTCTATGGCCTCGATCGCCGGACCGCCCAGGCTCGCGTCGACGAACTGCTGGACCAGCTGGATCTGTCCGCTCAGGCCGACCGTGACGTCGCGCGGCTCTCCGGTGGCCAGCGTCGTCGCCTGGACATTGCGATGGGGCTGATCCACCGGCCTCGGCTGTTGTTCCTCGACGAGCCGTCGTCCGGCCTCGATCCCCAAAGCCGCGCGAACCTGCTGGAGCACATCCGCCGGCTGCACCGGGAGGAGGACGTCACGGTCTTCCTGACCACCCACTATCTGGACGAGGCCGACGCTCTCGCGGAGCGGGTGATCGTGATCGACCACGGCACGATCATCGCCGACGGCACACCCAGCCAGCTCAAGTCCAAAGTCTCGGGTGACCTCGTCACCGTGCAGCTCGCGGAGCCGGAACAGGTCGCGGCCGCGGCTGAGGTGGCAGGACGCATACCCACCGCCCACGAGCTGGACCAGGCTGATGCGGAGCTGACGTTCCGGGTCGAGAACGGTGACGCCGCCATTCCAGAGCTAGTCCGATCGCTGGACGCGGCCGGGTTGACGCTGCGCGGTACTCAGGTGAAGCGACCGACTCTCGACGACGTCTTTCTCACGCTGACCGGCCGGAGCCTGCGCGACGAATGA
- a CDS encoding ABC transporter permease — translation MNLLVVTGAVFNREFRAKIRTPWPLIESLADPLLLLVLFGPLVAGLGTMPGMPTDNTIQWFVPGILVLMVFMTGAFIGSGLQEERQAGSFERMLVTPANRLAFLLGRVLRVVIVVLIQAVVVVVATVPFGLEVHLNGMIVGAALLAVLAAALGIGSLAVGLMLQNAYAFWGVMTLAYTPIIITSGAMLPMNLAPDWLFAISRINPLAHVVEAQRSLFAGDLSNPAIFWGFAVALAFGALAAYAGTRSMRRIRI, via the coding sequence ATGAATCTGCTCGTTGTGACCGGCGCGGTTTTCAACCGTGAGTTCCGTGCCAAGATCCGCACCCCGTGGCCGCTCATCGAATCGCTGGCCGACCCACTCTTGCTGCTGGTGTTGTTCGGACCCTTGGTTGCTGGCCTGGGGACCATGCCGGGGATGCCTACTGACAACACGATCCAGTGGTTTGTTCCCGGGATCCTGGTGCTGATGGTCTTCATGACCGGAGCCTTTATCGGGTCTGGCCTGCAGGAGGAGCGGCAGGCTGGCTCCTTCGAGCGGATGCTCGTGACGCCGGCGAACCGGCTCGCGTTCCTGCTGGGCCGGGTGCTCAGGGTCGTGATCGTCGTGCTGATCCAGGCGGTCGTCGTGGTGGTCGCCACCGTTCCATTCGGCCTGGAGGTCCATCTCAACGGCATGATCGTCGGCGCGGCATTGCTGGCGGTGCTCGCTGCGGCGCTCGGTATCGGCTCGCTCGCGGTCGGGCTGATGCTGCAGAACGCGTACGCGTTCTGGGGAGTGATGACCCTGGCCTACACACCGATCATCATCACCTCGGGTGCGATGCTGCCGATGAACCTGGCGCCGGACTGGTTGTTCGCGATCTCGCGGATCAATCCGCTGGCCCACGTGGTGGAAGCGCAGCGTTCGCTGTTCGCCGGAGACCTGTCCAACCCGGCCATCTTCTGGGGGTTCGCCGTGGCGCTGGCCTTCGGCGCGCTGGCAGCGTATGCGGGCACCAGGTCGATGCGCCGGATCCGGATCTGA
- a CDS encoding sensor histidine kinase: protein MRRRDQVYLWLRDHPLVVDSLLAGSLFFVLGFAGWPVFFDPYALSLSGDVLVPSLTFGVNQALYTVGTPLVSAGLILPLALRRVRPEWTGFLVFSTAFLQWLFAIPIQASQIGVLIALHALAAYGRRWAARTGLVLSLIAAPLAVARYVITFDTAVPVAIGIVALVLAAWAVGDLQRVRRQQLDGLREHAHRLEVEREQEARLAAADERARIAREMHDVVAHSLSVVIAQADGGRYAANDDPKAAVRACTTISQTGRSALTEMRRLLGVLRTEDGDVRAPAPGLANLDDLVAGIQDSGLPVRFTTTGTVRPVSSGIELAIYRIVQEALTNVLKHAGPDATAEVRLDWTPAGLLLSITDDGRGAAADSSLRNEAAGAGNGIPGMSERAALYGGKLQAGPVLGGGFVVRARIPYLTTETMNQ from the coding sequence GTGCGAAGGCGTGACCAGGTATATCTGTGGCTGCGAGACCATCCCCTCGTGGTCGATTCTCTTCTGGCCGGGTCGTTGTTCTTCGTGCTCGGGTTCGCGGGCTGGCCGGTGTTCTTCGATCCGTACGCGCTGTCGCTGAGTGGTGACGTGCTGGTGCCTTCGCTCACCTTCGGGGTGAACCAGGCTCTGTACACCGTCGGGACACCCCTTGTCTCCGCCGGTCTGATCTTGCCGCTGGCCCTGCGCAGAGTCCGGCCGGAGTGGACCGGCTTCCTCGTCTTCAGCACCGCTTTCCTGCAGTGGCTGTTCGCGATTCCGATCCAGGCCTCCCAGATCGGTGTTCTGATCGCGTTGCATGCCCTGGCGGCCTACGGTAGGCGCTGGGCAGCCCGGACCGGGTTGGTATTGAGTCTGATCGCGGCCCCGCTGGCCGTTGCGCGGTATGTGATCACCTTCGACACCGCCGTGCCGGTCGCTATCGGCATCGTCGCCCTCGTCCTGGCCGCATGGGCCGTCGGCGACCTCCAGCGGGTGCGTCGTCAGCAGCTCGACGGCTTGCGAGAACACGCCCACCGGCTGGAGGTGGAACGTGAGCAAGAGGCTCGGCTGGCGGCCGCTGACGAGCGGGCCCGGATCGCCCGGGAGATGCACGACGTCGTGGCGCACTCGTTGTCCGTCGTGATCGCCCAGGCCGACGGTGGTCGTTACGCCGCGAACGACGATCCGAAGGCCGCCGTGCGAGCTTGCACCACGATCTCCCAGACCGGCAGGAGTGCATTGACCGAGATGCGCAGGCTGCTGGGGGTGTTGCGCACGGAGGACGGGGACGTCCGCGCACCGGCACCCGGGCTGGCGAACCTCGACGATCTCGTCGCCGGGATCCAGGACAGCGGACTACCGGTGCGTTTCACGACAACGGGCACCGTACGCCCGGTGTCGTCCGGTATCGAACTCGCCATCTACCGGATCGTCCAGGAAGCGCTGACGAATGTCCTCAAACACGCGGGGCCGGACGCAACAGCCGAGGTGCGGCTGGACTGGACCCCTGCCGGGCTGCTGCTTTCCATCACCGACGACGGCCGCGGCGCGGCTGCCGACAGTTCGCTGCGCAACGAGGCCGCGGGCGCGGGCAACGGCATACCCGGCATGAGCGAGCGGGCCGCTCTCTACGGCGGGAAACTCCAAGCCGGGCCGGTTCTCGGTGGCGGGTTCGTGGTTCGTGCCCGCATTCCGTACCTGACAACGGAGACAATGAACCAGTGA
- a CDS encoding response regulator: MSQSEPADHPESPARPIRVVLVDDQRLVRAGLGMVINSQPDLEVVAEADNGADALQTLGVTRSDVVLMDVRMPRLDGIEATRALLSDPRYAPVPKVVVLTTFDLDEYALAAIKAGASGFLLKDAPPEELLGAIRTVYRGDAVIAPSTTRRLLDHVAPLLREEEPDAGPEVLSKLTEREREVLVQMARGLSNGELAAHFVVSEATIKTHVGRILAKLGSRDRVQAVVVAYQTGLVKP; this comes from the coding sequence ATGAGCCAGTCCGAACCAGCCGATCACCCGGAGTCGCCCGCCCGCCCGATCAGGGTCGTCCTGGTCGACGATCAACGCTTGGTGCGGGCCGGGCTCGGCATGGTCATCAACTCCCAGCCCGACCTGGAGGTCGTGGCCGAAGCCGACAACGGCGCCGACGCGTTGCAGACCTTGGGGGTGACCCGGTCCGACGTCGTCCTGATGGACGTGCGTATGCCTCGTCTGGACGGGATCGAAGCCACCCGGGCGCTGCTCAGCGACCCGCGCTACGCGCCCGTGCCCAAGGTGGTCGTGCTGACCACCTTCGACCTCGACGAATACGCGCTGGCCGCGATCAAGGCGGGGGCGAGCGGCTTTCTGCTCAAGGACGCGCCGCCGGAGGAACTGCTCGGCGCCATTCGCACGGTCTACCGCGGTGACGCGGTGATCGCGCCCAGCACCACCCGACGGCTGCTCGACCATGTCGCGCCGTTGCTGCGTGAGGAGGAACCCGACGCCGGACCGGAGGTGCTGAGCAAGCTCACCGAGCGCGAGCGCGAGGTCCTCGTCCAGATGGCGCGCGGGTTGTCCAACGGTGAGCTCGCCGCGCACTTCGTGGTATCCGAGGCGACCATCAAGACACACGTCGGGCGGATCCTCGCCAAACTCGGTTCGCGAGACCGGGTCCAGGCCGTGGTCGTCGCCTATCAGACCGGGCTGGTCAAACCGTAG
- a CDS encoding M15 family metallopeptidase codes for MSQSTFLTRRGVLAAFGAVLIGGIGTSIVVRGSDDPAQTADPLGESFPGDIGPPPSGDDTKDPHEIDPALDEGPDPGGLTSAMAARVDEAVHAAAEQGIELVVTSGWRSYGRQEQLFWEAVDKHGSEEAAGRWVLPPDESMHVRGLAVDVGPPEAAAWLAENGWRFGLCRRYDNEPWHFEPTTSPGGTCPGTQPTV; via the coding sequence ATGTCTCAATCAACATTCCTGACCCGGCGCGGAGTTCTTGCTGCTTTCGGTGCGGTCCTGATCGGTGGCATCGGCACCTCGATCGTGGTGCGCGGCTCGGATGACCCCGCGCAAACGGCGGATCCGCTGGGCGAGTCGTTTCCAGGCGACATCGGGCCGCCTCCATCTGGTGACGACACGAAAGACCCACACGAGATCGACCCGGCGCTGGACGAGGGGCCAGATCCCGGCGGCCTGACGTCTGCCATGGCCGCCCGGGTCGACGAAGCGGTTCACGCCGCCGCTGAGCAAGGAATCGAGCTGGTCGTGACGTCCGGCTGGCGCAGCTACGGGCGTCAGGAGCAGCTCTTCTGGGAGGCAGTCGACAAACACGGCTCCGAGGAAGCGGCTGGGCGATGGGTCCTGCCACCAGACGAGTCGATGCACGTGCGTGGTCTCGCCGTCGACGTGGGACCACCGGAAGCCGCCGCCTGGCTAGCGGAGAACGGCTGGAGATTCGGGCTGTGCCGCCGCTACGACAACGAGCCGTGGCACTTCGAGCCCACCACGTCGCCCGGTGGCACCTGCCCAGGGACACAACCTACGGTTTGA
- a CDS encoding ABC transporter ATP-binding protein, which translates to MSAMKAEPAAHEMAAAERHAVTAAGLTKVYGSGGAAVRALRDIDIAFEVGKFSAIMGPSGSGKSTLMHCLAGLDSVTSGRVWLGSTELTQLGDNALTRLRRERIGFVFQAFNLIPTLTARQNIELPLELAGRRTDPEKFDALTGILGIADRLEHRPAEMSGGQQQRVAIARALMSGPDVVFADEPTGNLDSRAGAQLLDFLRRSVRELGQTIVMVTHDPVAAAYAERVVLLADGQLAADIAEPTSERIRIALDRLWDAEL; encoded by the coding sequence ATGTCGGCCATGAAGGCTGAGCCCGCGGCGCACGAGATGGCCGCGGCTGAGCGGCATGCCGTCACAGCGGCCGGGCTCACGAAGGTCTACGGCTCCGGTGGCGCCGCGGTCCGGGCCTTGCGCGACATCGACATTGCTTTCGAAGTCGGGAAATTCAGCGCGATCATGGGGCCGTCTGGCTCCGGGAAGTCCACGCTGATGCACTGCCTGGCCGGGCTGGACAGCGTCACGTCGGGCCGGGTTTGGCTCGGGTCCACGGAGCTGACCCAGCTGGGCGACAACGCACTCACCCGGCTCCGGAGGGAGCGCATTGGCTTCGTCTTCCAGGCGTTCAACCTGATTCCGACGCTGACGGCACGACAGAACATCGAGCTCCCTCTCGAACTGGCCGGCCGGCGAACGGATCCGGAGAAGTTCGACGCGCTCACCGGCATACTCGGCATCGCGGACCGCCTGGAGCACCGCCCGGCAGAGATGTCAGGAGGGCAGCAACAGCGGGTCGCCATCGCGCGGGCCCTGATGAGCGGACCAGACGTCGTCTTCGCGGACGAGCCCACGGGCAACCTGGACTCGCGAGCCGGGGCGCAGCTGCTCGATTTCCTCAGGCGTAGTGTGCGTGAGCTGGGACAGACCATCGTCATGGTGACGCACGACCCGGTAGCGGCGGCATACGCCGAACGTGTGGTGCTGCTGGCCGACGGCCAGCTGGCGGCGGACATCGCCGAGCCCACTTCCGAGCGAATCCGTATCGCGCTGGATCGGCTCTGGGACGCGGAACTCTGA
- a CDS encoding ABC transporter permease, giving the protein MRSHAGRLVAAAVAIIIATAFVTATAVGANVLERTAYNAISVGYAQADVVVSTTSDAFPSALVEQVRQSVGVSGADGRFTTYLVLEAGHRSDSPLAAPLPSTPALRIEPSRGEHPARPGEVMIADVVAERLGLTVGSTVETPVWDNMSEGDAGPPAERLTVTGLFAHPGAAFDPHIPSVFGTSADVARWAGLPESMYHSILVTAEDGTSSEQLRNTLAPQLRESGGVVRTADEHAAYLTARFTSGAYILAAVLAGLVGVALVVAGMVIANTFTVLVAQRTRELALLRCIGATRRQVRNGVLVEATVLGVVASVAGIAVGVGLAQLAVIGLRSLFDGPWVPRHAEVSVLAVVVPLVVGTAMTVLAARGPARAATRVAPLAALRPSAVQGTGTRTSAARVLVCTGLLGTGGVLLAAGAWITSQASTAAGLALGVLGGAVSFGGVMAGAVVIVPALLAAVARILRRTGGVPAKIAAVNAVRHPRRTASTMVALLIGVTLVTTMSVGAASARATFESELDSHYPVDVVVGPVQSSDSMGELPPGTAAAVSGVEGVETAVPWLATRAHVEGVLTGGNSEPGPPEGDADRGGGLEVDVLGVDPAAVAEVARVELYELRAGTAIVPAWLASEFDLLDGDTLRLSAAGGVVHMRVAIAPDGRGIVVTEEDLTALAPGAPASELWVGLTSDATAAETVRAIQDAVSDVAGGNGAIPVTGAAAQRAEVRSVLDTMLMVVIGLLLVSVLIALIGVGNTLSLSVIERSRESATLRALGMTRRQLRQMLAVEGVLVAVVGAVLGLALGLLYGWLGTLTAFGGVWEVILDVPWLWFAVILGIAVAAGLVASVLPGRRAAKAAPVAALGIR; this is encoded by the coding sequence ATGCGCAGCCACGCCGGGCGGCTCGTGGCCGCCGCCGTGGCTATTATCATCGCCACCGCGTTCGTGACAGCTACTGCCGTCGGCGCCAATGTCCTCGAGCGCACCGCGTACAACGCGATCTCGGTGGGCTACGCCCAGGCGGACGTCGTCGTATCGACGACCAGCGACGCCTTTCCCTCGGCGCTTGTGGAACAGGTCCGCCAGTCGGTCGGGGTCTCAGGCGCTGACGGCCGGTTCACCACGTACCTGGTGCTCGAAGCCGGCCATCGCAGTGACAGCCCGCTGGCCGCGCCGCTGCCGAGCACACCCGCCCTCCGGATCGAGCCGAGCCGAGGTGAGCACCCGGCGCGGCCGGGCGAGGTCATGATCGCCGACGTGGTGGCCGAGCGGCTGGGCCTCACGGTCGGTTCGACGGTTGAGACCCCGGTATGGGACAACATGAGCGAAGGCGACGCCGGCCCCCCGGCGGAGCGGTTGACCGTGACCGGGCTCTTCGCTCACCCCGGCGCCGCCTTCGACCCGCATATCCCGAGCGTGTTCGGTACCTCTGCCGACGTCGCACGATGGGCCGGCTTGCCTGAGAGCATGTACCACAGCATCCTGGTGACGGCCGAGGACGGCACGTCATCGGAGCAACTGCGCAACACGCTGGCGCCGCAGCTGCGCGAATCAGGCGGTGTTGTCCGCACCGCGGACGAGCACGCGGCCTATCTGACCGCGCGGTTTACCTCCGGTGCGTACATCCTCGCCGCCGTTCTCGCGGGATTGGTCGGGGTAGCACTCGTCGTCGCAGGCATGGTCATCGCCAACACCTTCACCGTTCTGGTCGCTCAGCGCACCCGTGAGCTGGCGCTGCTGCGCTGTATTGGGGCGACGCGGCGGCAGGTGCGCAACGGTGTCCTGGTGGAAGCCACCGTGCTCGGGGTCGTGGCATCCGTAGCGGGAATCGCGGTAGGTGTTGGTTTGGCCCAGCTCGCGGTGATCGGACTCAGGAGCCTCTTCGACGGCCCATGGGTTCCGCGCCACGCAGAGGTGTCAGTCCTCGCCGTCGTCGTTCCATTGGTGGTCGGAACGGCGATGACCGTATTGGCCGCGCGTGGACCGGCCCGGGCAGCAACTCGGGTGGCGCCACTGGCCGCGTTGCGCCCGAGCGCTGTCCAGGGGACGGGCACAAGGACGTCGGCTGCCCGGGTGCTGGTATGCACCGGGTTGCTCGGCACCGGAGGTGTTCTGCTGGCGGCCGGGGCGTGGATCACCAGTCAGGCAAGCACCGCTGCCGGGTTAGCCCTCGGTGTGCTGGGTGGGGCGGTCTCGTTCGGTGGTGTGATGGCCGGTGCGGTCGTGATCGTCCCGGCATTGCTGGCCGCCGTAGCTCGGATACTGCGGCGGACTGGAGGGGTACCCGCCAAGATCGCGGCGGTGAACGCCGTTCGGCATCCGCGTCGCACGGCATCCACGATGGTTGCCTTGCTGATCGGCGTCACGCTGGTGACCACGATGTCGGTGGGAGCAGCATCGGCGCGGGCGACCTTCGAGAGCGAACTCGACAGCCATTATCCGGTCGACGTCGTGGTCGGACCGGTCCAATCCAGCGACTCGATGGGCGAGCTGCCTCCGGGTACGGCGGCGGCGGTGAGTGGTGTCGAGGGAGTCGAGACCGCCGTGCCGTGGCTCGCCACACGGGCACATGTGGAAGGTGTTCTGACCGGCGGCAATAGTGAACCGGGCCCGCCGGAAGGTGATGCCGACCGAGGCGGGGGGTTGGAAGTGGACGTCTTGGGCGTCGATCCGGCGGCGGTCGCGGAGGTGGCTCGCGTCGAGTTGTACGAGCTCCGTGCGGGCACCGCGATCGTGCCGGCGTGGCTCGCCTCCGAGTTTGATTTGCTGGATGGCGACACCCTCCGGCTTTCCGCTGCTGGCGGCGTTGTCCACATGCGGGTGGCTATCGCGCCGGACGGGCGGGGGATCGTGGTGACCGAGGAAGACCTCACGGCCCTCGCGCCCGGTGCCCCGGCGAGCGAATTGTGGGTGGGCTTGACCTCGGATGCCACCGCGGCTGAGACGGTCCGGGCGATTCAGGATGCCGTCAGCGACGTGGCCGGAGGAAACGGCGCCATCCCGGTTACCGGCGCCGCCGCTCAGCGAGCGGAGGTGCGCAGCGTCCTCGACACCATGCTCATGGTGGTGATCGGCCTGCTGCTGGTGTCGGTGCTGATCGCCCTGATCGGTGTCGGCAACACATTGTCGTTGTCGGTGATCGAACGGAGCAGAGAATCGGCGACGCTTCGAGCACTGGGTATGACTCGTCGCCAGCTCCGGCAGATGCTGGCTGTGGAGGGTGTGCTCGTCGCCGTGGTGGGAGCGGTGCTGGGGCTTGCGCTCGGCCTGCTCTACGGCTGGCTGGGCACACTCACGGCTTTCGGCGGGGTATGGGAGGTCATCCTGGACGTGCCGTGGCTGTGGTTCGCCGTGATTCTGGGTATCGCGGTGGCGGCGGGGCTGGTCGCGAGTGTGTTGCCGGGTCGCCGGGCGGCCAAGGCCGCTCCGGTCGCCGCGCTCGGTATCCGCTAG
- a CDS encoding META domain-containing protein: MISMERAGGRARPTHMRRLRVLIAVAGVVAVAACGNNGDDDTTVVPENGPGSETEEDAPLMGTQWRLDSLTTNDTSVDAPDDADAFVVFEDTRIGGNTGCNSFGGDVEAAEDDSLTLGPVIATKRACLGEIGEIDSAMLQVLREEVTVQIDGDRMTLTNAAGDSLDLYADGEADIDLEDEVHDDELDDDE, encoded by the coding sequence ATGATCTCGATGGAACGGGCCGGCGGGCGGGCGCGTCCCACTCATATGAGACGACTTCGAGTGTTGATTGCCGTGGCCGGCGTAGTCGCCGTGGCCGCGTGCGGAAACAATGGCGATGACGACACAACAGTGGTCCCAGAGAACGGTCCTGGCTCGGAGACCGAAGAAGACGCGCCTTTGATGGGCACCCAGTGGCGGCTCGACAGCCTGACGACGAACGACACCAGTGTTGACGCCCCGGACGATGCCGATGCCTTCGTGGTGTTCGAGGACACCCGGATCGGCGGGAATACCGGGTGCAACAGCTTCGGTGGGGACGTCGAGGCTGCCGAGGATGATTCGCTGACGCTCGGCCCGGTGATCGCGACCAAGCGAGCGTGTCTGGGCGAGATCGGTGAGATCGACAGCGCCATGCTCCAGGTCCTGCGCGAAGAGGTCACCGTGCAGATCGACGGAGACCGGATGACGCTGACAAACGCCGCGGGCGACTCTCTAGACCTCTACGCGGACGGTGAGGCCGATATCGACCTCGAGGACGAGGTTCACGATGACGAGCTCGACGACGACGAGTGA